In Peromyscus maniculatus bairdii isolate BWxNUB_F1_BW_parent chromosome 9, HU_Pman_BW_mat_3.1, whole genome shotgun sequence, one genomic interval encodes:
- the Akap11 gene encoding A-kinase anchor protein 11 isoform X1 has protein sequence MAAFQPFRNSYIKNKASVRKSFSEDVFQSVKSLLQSEKELCSVSGGECLNQDEHSHLTEVTFLGFNEETDAAHIQDLASVSLELPDLLNSLHFCSLSENEIICMKDISKSPDVSNSPLNQSHHSGMLCVMRVSPTLPGLRIDFIFSLLSKYAAGIRHTLDTHLHQKHRLETTDEDDDDDTNQSVSSIEDDFVTAFEQLEEEESTKLYNDEINIATLRSRCDAASQTTSGHHLETHDFKVLVSYGPQKSLAKPSSSVHVLGCKETSSVKTSVTTSVSEPWTQRSLYRSPSASDKGRDTQEILFPSSPAHSSESECSSPSPVIFLDEEGYQKSLKAKLELPEIPVTKDDVEDSDSEVSEFFDSFDQFDEQFDELEQTLETSCSFVKDPGIGKSSQKIGHKHEKSCMNPQKFKFERPALPANVRKPTPLKPESPYGHLCDAPDSPRPVMASEDSGLFSPIRASAFSPPGSCTPAECFCQTDIGRNRINENQDPIYCTYEDYANNLSCEVLGSVLHTQCANAMSDINSIKRGENYTVAFKHGNSDQKNKCKNKSSMITDSVQKFAADLVGKSFGSAFKDLQKGVSSCTNALCHLAVKLTSSVFQMAFNELRRQCAFSLKERAIGSLASLLVSEALSNALKDLQYVKKQMFTNTVARFAADLAEELVFEGIMEVCQFSCPPTPASQHCPSFDFEDKVVKSYAKDLSESVIQEAFIELSQSDVTFTTEAAANISMGNVKYVSAESVVPPTQTCTFSSSLSSQAIMMTKPVQEHKKEYTVQQALFCTSGIVTSIPVPLAGSALLPYHISSTLYQSKSHPSSEHCKANGGSTPEHITTESREEEVDCLSNSLLPSVLSPCNQYDFKPTNGETDIQSPSELTSGPVIISNFSAAMVHTIVNETLESMTTFKATKTVDAQGDYLIKTKGKACPLSLCDHAAPQQSKASSKDMFAEQLSKSIIKHSLDKSKSMLPNIDNKTGSKECVPVLGEESQLILEESPKFLDFADHLPHCSLLVGKHCVPECKASVGLGFSSETLPPCPVMTSQKSDLKELVKDKPVKRHTLTNTALEPLSFGQESSFRHSHALSSAVLTCADGLHVEDKQKIRDKNVIPDTPPSTPLVPSQTSSEWDIKKLTKKLKGELAKEFAPATPPSTPHNSSVGSLSENEQNTIEKEEFMLKLMRSLSEEVESSEGEEHPEMDVKSEYSGKKVQFAEALATHIISLATEMAASHLDHEVTREAKVQTPHLNVRSQRSVLPASLNHSEENMQTCSFASDMAADVIAEAENIAKATCCMLFRQERNSCHVDAGRDKAEEKLGVENVAHPREVDQFVLSLPSCTPGLTCRYPSCESVTDEYAGHVIQVLKQEGGNGELIMDQYASRLAYRSVKSGVQEAAKTVKLKCSSKMFPLHKSSVKINKELLMSSNKEHHQEVDKKRQRKRSGGHICKYQPCERTQDPCRNELSGLYSFSASLASIITRDVKKQLTAPTVDLPQSSTDSYLFEKATCIDRGEDITEPEFLKSHQPLQNHAFCQNTGILSGHGHGENAQAVEQYARKVVDDTLELSLGPTVSHIPETTTSADRLTYAEKLSPLMNGACRYCDLKELHGCGRSPSQPLLKQSVCVSAKPGSHSKLSSIHQKSRIFHLDVPQIHVNLDKRAVLAEKIVAEAIEKAERELSNTSLAADSGIGQDGISFAESLTTEIMTSAMTNAEHVVSSSKEVEDFQSTESFGSQQLNLSVGEDSTGSWSNLSFEDDHPDESSSFHHLSESSNGNSSSWSSLGLEGDLYEDNLSFPTSDSDGPDDRDEDQEDDVEDLQQNGRTLLITNIDMELGAVDPQLRIILQWLVASEADVAELYFHDSSKKEFVLLSKQLQEKGWRVGDVLQAVLKYYEVLEKSSREERCKSLFDWLLENA, from the exons GTCACATTTCTGGGCTTTAATGAAGAAACAGATGCTGCTCATATACAG GATCTAGCTTCAGTTTCACTGGAACTTCCAGACCTTCTGAATTCGCTCCATTTCTGCAGTCTAAGtgaaaatgaaatcatttgtATGAAGGATATCAGTAAATCGCCAGATGTAAGCAATAGTCCTCTAAATCAG AGTCATCATTCTGGAATGCTTTGTGTCATGAGAGTGTCACCTACATTACCAGGACTCAGAATTGATTTTATCTTTAGTCTCCTAAGTAAATATGCTGCTGGTATAAGACACACCCTGGACACCCACTTGCATCAGAAGCATCGCCTTGAGACcactgatgaagatgatgatgatgatacgaACCAGTCTGTGTCTTCCATAGAGGATGACTTTGTCACTGCTTTCGAGCAgttagaggaggaggagagtacaAAGCTGTATAATGATG AAATAAATATTGCTACATTAAGGAGCCGGTGTGATGCTGCCTCTCAGACTACTTCTGGTCACCATTTAGAAACCCATGATTTTAAAGTGCTGGTCAGTTATGGACCACAGAAATCATTGGCTAAGCCTTCATCTTCAGTACATGTTCTGGGATGCAAAGAAACATCTTCCGTGAAAACATCGGTTACAACATCAGTTTCAGAGCCCTGGACCCAAAGGAGTCTCTACAGGTCACCCAGTGCTTCAGATAAAGGCAGGGACACACAGGAGatactctttccttcttctcctgccCACTCCTCAGAGTCTGAGTGCTCAAGCCCAAGTCCTGTAATTTTTTTGGATGAAGAGGGATACCAAAAAAGTTTAAAAGCAAAACTTGAGCTGCCTGAAATCCCTGTGACAAAAGATGATGTAGAGGATTCAGACTCGGAAGTGAGTGAGTTTTTTGATAGCTTTGATCAGTTTGATGAACAGTTTGATGAACTAGAACAAACTTTAGAGACTTCTTGTTCATTTGTGAAAGATCCTGGCATAGGGAAGTCATCTCAGAAGATAGGGCACAAACATGAAAAATCTTGCATGAATCCTCAAAAATTCAAGTTTGAGCGTCCAGCTCTTCCAGCTAATGTTCGAAAGCCAACTCCACTAAAACCTGAATCTCCATATGGTCACCTGTGTGATGCTCCAGATTCCCCTCGTCCAGTGATGGCGTCAGAAGACAGTGGCTTGTTCAGCCCTATTCGAGCCTCTGCTTTTAGTCCCCCTGGAAGCTGTACTCCTGCTGAATGTTTTTGCCAAACAGATATTGGTAGAAATAGGATTAATGAAAATCAGGATCCTATTTATTGCACTTATGAAGATTATGCAAATAATCTTTCATGTGAAGTACTAGGCTCAGTTCTTCATACTCAGTGTGCAAATGCAATGTCAGATATTAATAGTATTAAAAGGGGAGAAAATTATACTGTAGCTTTTAAACATGGAAAttctgatcaaaaaaataaatgtaaaaataaatcttcaatgATTACAGACAGCGTTCAGAAGTTTGCAGCAGATCTTGTAGGAAAAAGTTTTGGCAGTGCGTTTAAAGACTTACAGAAAGGAGTTTCTTCGTGTACCAATGCATTGTGCCACTTAGCTGTCAAATTGACATCGTCTGTTTTTCAGATGGCATTTAATGAACTTAGAAGGCAGTGTGCATTTTCACTGAAAGAACGAGCCATCGGTAGCCTGGCTAGTCTTTTGGTGAGTGAAGCCTTATCAAATGCCTTGAAAGATTTACAGTATGTGAAAAAGCAGATGTTTACAAACACAGTCGCTAGATTTGCTGCGGACCTTGCAGAAGAGCTTGTTTTTGAAGGCATCATGGAAGTGTGTCAGTTTTCATGTCCTCCAACACCTGCATCCCAGCACTGTCCGTCCTTTGACTTTGAAGACAAGGTCGTAAAGTCCTATGCCAAAGATTTGTCTGAATCTGTAATACAAGAAGCATTCATAGAGCTGTCACAGAGTGATGTGACCTTCACAACGGAGGCAGCAGCTAATATTTCTATGGGTAATGTCAAGTATGTGAGTGCAGAAAGTGTAGTGCCACCTACACAGACCTGCACATTTTCCTCATCCCTTAGCAGCCAAGCAATTATGATGACAAAACCAGTGCAGGAGCATAAGAAGGAGTACACAGTGCAACAGGCCTTGTTTTGTACTTCGGGAATTGTCACTTCCATACCAGTACCTTTGGCAGGCAGCGCCCTTCTCCCCTATCATATTTCATCGACTTTGTATCAGTCCAAGTCTCATCCGTCATCTGAGCATTGTAAAGCAAATGGTGGTTCTACCCCAGAGCACATCACCACGGAgagcagggaagaggaagtggattGTCTCAGCAATAGCCTTCTACCTTCAGTACTCAGTCCATGTAACCAGTATGACTTCAAACCAACCAACGGTGAAACTGACATACAGAGTCCTTCAGAATTAACTAGTGGCCCTGTGATTATTAGCAACTTCTCTGCAGCAATGGTACATACAATAGTCAATGAAACCTTAGAGTCCATGACAACCTTCAAAGCGACAAAAACTGTTGATGCACAGGGagattatttaattaaaacaaagggaaaagcCTGTCCTCTTTCCCTTTGTGACCACGCAGCACCCCAGCAGAGCAAAGCTAGCAGTAAGGACATGTTTGCTGAGCAGTTATCAAAGTCTATTATTAAACATTCCTTGGATAAAAGCAAATCAATGCTTCCAAATATAGATAACAAAACAGGTAGTAAGGAATGTGTGCCTGTTCTTGGGGAAGAATCACAATTGATCTTGGAGGAATCTCCCAAATTCCTTGACTTTGCAGATCACTTACCTCACTGTTCACTCTTGGTCGGAAAGCATTGTGTTCCAGAATGTAAAGCTTCTGTGGGTTTGGGATTTTCTTCAGAGACACTGCCACCTTGTCCAGTGATGACAAGTCAGAAATCTGACTTGAAAGAACTTGTGAAGGATAAACCAGTGAAAAGACATACTTTGACTAATACTGCACTTGAGCCCTTGTCTTTTGGGCAGGAAAGCTCTTTCCGTCACTCACATGCGTTATCATCTGCAGTGCTTACCTGTGCAGATGGTTTACATGTGGAAGATAAACAGAAAATCAGAGACAAAAATGTAATACCTGATACTCCTCCATCAACTCCTTTAGTACCCTCCCAGACTAGTTCTGAATGGGACATCAAAAAGTTAACTAAAAAGCTCAAGGGGGAGTTAGCCAAAGAATTTGCACCTGCAACACCCCCTTCTACACCTCACAACTCCTCTGTTGGTAGTTTGTCAGAGAACGAACAAAATACTATAGAAAAGGAAGAGTTCATGTTGAAACTCATGCGATCTCTGTCAGAAGAAGTTGAAAGCAGTGAAGGTGAAGAGCACCCCGAAATGGATGTGAAGTCAGAGTACTCGGGGAAGAAGGTTCAGTTTGCAGAAGCATTAGCTACACACATCATTTCTCTTGCAACTGAAATGGCGGCCTCCCATTTAGATCATGAAGTGACTCGAGAAGCCAAGGTTCAAACCCCTCACTTAAATGTGCGGAGTCAAAGAAGTGTGCTGCCTGCTTCTTTAAACCACTCAGAGGAAAACATGCAGACATGCAGCTTTGCAAGTGACATGGCAGCTGATGTCATTGCAGAAGCTGAGAACATTGCAAAAGCTACATGTTGTATGCTTTTCAGGCAGGAGAGGAACAGTTGTCATGTTGATGCTGGCCGAGATAAAGCAGAAGAGAAGCTGGGTGTGGAGAATGTCGCACATCCAAGAGAAGTAGATCAGTTTGTTCTTTCATTACCAAGTTGTACGCCAGGTCTGACATGCAGGTATCCCAGTTGTGAAAGTGTGACAGATGAATATGCAGGTCATGTTATCCAAGTGCTGAAACAGGAAGGGGGCAATGGTGAGCTAATCATGGATCAGTATGCCAGTAGACTGGCCTATCGATCTGTGAAGTCCGGAGTGCAAGAAGCAGCTAAGACTGTAAAACTGAAGTGCAGTTCAAAAATGTTCCCTTTGCACAAGTCTTCtgtgaaaataaacaaagaactgtTGATGTCCTCAAATAAAGAGCATCACCAGGAAGTagataaaaaaagacaaagaaaaagaagtggcGGCCATATTTGCAAATACCAACCATGTGAAAGGACACAGGATCCATGTAGAAACGAACTTTCTGGACTGTACAGTTTTTCAGCCTCTCTTGCTAGCATCATAACAAGAGATGTTAAGAAACAGCTGACAGCACCTACAGTTGACTTGCCACAATCCTCAACAGATTCTTATCTTTTTGAAAAAGCTACATGTATTGACAGGGGTGAGGATATTACTGAACCAGAATTTTTGAAGTCTCATCAACCTTTGCAAAACCATGCATTCTGCCAGAATACAGGCATCTTAAGTGGACATGGTCATGGAGAGAATGCTCAAGCTGTAGAACAGTATGCTAGAAAAGTAGTGGATGACACTTTAGAGCTAAGTTTAGGACCTACAGTTTCCCACATTCCAGAGACCACAACATCAGCAGATAGACTCACTTATGCAGAAAAATTGTCACCACTCATGAATGGAGCTTGTAGATACTGTGACCTTAAGGAACTCCATGGTTGTGGCAGAAGTCCCTCTCAGCCCCTTTTAaagcagagtgtgtgtgtaagtgctaAGCCAGGCTCACATTCAAAACTTAGTAGCATTCATCAGAAATCGAGAATTTTTCATCTTGATGTGCCTCAGATTCATGTTAATCTTGATAAAAGGGCAGTGCTTGCAGAGAAGATAGTTGCTGAAGCTAttgaaaaagcagagagagagctgagcaATACCAGTCTGGCAGCTGATAGTGGAATCGGACAAGATGGCATTAGCTTTGCTGAGAGCCTTACCACGGAAATCATGACATCAGCTATGACAAATGCTGAGCATGTTGTTAGCAG TTCAAAAGAAGTAGAAGATTTTCAGTCCACTGAGTCATTTGGCAGCCAGCAGCTGAATCTCAGTGTTGGTGAGGACAGTACTGGTAGCTGGTCCAACTTAAGTTTCGAGGATGACCATCCAGATGAAAGCAGCAGTTTTCATCATCTCAGTGAAAG caGTAATGGTAACAGCAGTAGCTGGAGCAGTCTTGGTTTAGAAGGAGATTTGTATGAGGACAATTTATCCTTTCCAACATCAGACAG tgATGGACCAGATGATAGAGATGAAGATCAGGAGGATGATGTGGAAG ATTTACAGCAAAATGGAAGGACTCTACTAATTACAAACATTGACATGGAGCTGGGAGCAGTAGACCCTCAACTAAGGATTATTCTTCAGTGGCTCGTTGCCTCTGAGGCTGACGTTGCAGAACTTTATTTCCATGACTCTTCAAAGAAGGAGTTTGTATTA CTTTCAAAACAGTTACAAG
- the Akap11 gene encoding A-kinase anchor protein 11 isoform X7, which produces MRFLLPPTSCPPAYFLASLPEINIATLRSRCDAASQTTSGHHLETHDFKVLVSYGPQKSLAKPSSSVHVLGCKETSSVKTSVTTSVSEPWTQRSLYRSPSASDKGRDTQEILFPSSPAHSSESECSSPSPVIFLDEEGYQKSLKAKLELPEIPVTKDDVEDSDSEVSEFFDSFDQFDEQFDELEQTLETSCSFVKDPGIGKSSQKIGHKHEKSCMNPQKFKFERPALPANVRKPTPLKPESPYGHLCDAPDSPRPVMASEDSGLFSPIRASAFSPPGSCTPAECFCQTDIGRNRINENQDPIYCTYEDYANNLSCEVLGSVLHTQCANAMSDINSIKRGENYTVAFKHGNSDQKNKCKNKSSMITDSVQKFAADLVGKSFGSAFKDLQKGVSSCTNALCHLAVKLTSSVFQMAFNELRRQCAFSLKERAIGSLASLLVSEALSNALKDLQYVKKQMFTNTVARFAADLAEELVFEGIMEVCQFSCPPTPASQHCPSFDFEDKVVKSYAKDLSESVIQEAFIELSQSDVTFTTEAAANISMGNVKYVSAESVVPPTQTCTFSSSLSSQAIMMTKPVQEHKKEYTVQQALFCTSGIVTSIPVPLAGSALLPYHISSTLYQSKSHPSSEHCKANGGSTPEHITTESREEEVDCLSNSLLPSVLSPCNQYDFKPTNGETDIQSPSELTSGPVIISNFSAAMVHTIVNETLESMTTFKATKTVDAQGDYLIKTKGKACPLSLCDHAAPQQSKASSKDMFAEQLSKSIIKHSLDKSKSMLPNIDNKTGSKECVPVLGEESQLILEESPKFLDFADHLPHCSLLVGKHCVPECKASVGLGFSSETLPPCPVMTSQKSDLKELVKDKPVKRHTLTNTALEPLSFGQESSFRHSHALSSAVLTCADGLHVEDKQKIRDKNVIPDTPPSTPLVPSQTSSEWDIKKLTKKLKGELAKEFAPATPPSTPHNSSVGSLSENEQNTIEKEEFMLKLMRSLSEEVESSEGEEHPEMDVKSEYSGKKVQFAEALATHIISLATEMAASHLDHEVTREAKVQTPHLNVRSQRSVLPASLNHSEENMQTCSFASDMAADVIAEAENIAKATCCMLFRQERNSCHVDAGRDKAEEKLGVENVAHPREVDQFVLSLPSCTPGLTCRYPSCESVTDEYAGHVIQVLKQEGGNGELIMDQYASRLAYRSVKSGVQEAAKTVKLKCSSKMFPLHKSSVKINKELLMSSNKEHHQEVDKKRQRKRSGGHICKYQPCERTQDPCRNELSGLYSFSASLASIITRDVKKQLTAPTVDLPQSSTDSYLFEKATCIDRGEDITEPEFLKSHQPLQNHAFCQNTGILSGHGHGENAQAVEQYARKVVDDTLELSLGPTVSHIPETTTSADRLTYAEKLSPLMNGACRYCDLKELHGCGRSPSQPLLKQSVCVSAKPGSHSKLSSIHQKSRIFHLDVPQIHVNLDKRAVLAEKIVAEAIEKAERELSNTSLAADSGIGQDGISFAESLTTEIMTSAMTNAEHVVSSSKEVEDFQSTESFGSQQLNLSVGEDSTGSWSNLSFEDDHPDESSSFHHLSESDGPDDRDEDQEDDVEDLQQNGRTLLITNIDMELGAVDPQLRIILQWLVASEADVAELYFHDSSKKEFVLLSKQLQEKGWRVGDVLQAVLKYYEVLEKSSREERCKSLFDWLLENA; this is translated from the exons ATGCGTTTCTTGcttccccccacctcctgccCACCGGCTTATTTCTTGGCTTCACTTCCAG AAATAAATATTGCTACATTAAGGAGCCGGTGTGATGCTGCCTCTCAGACTACTTCTGGTCACCATTTAGAAACCCATGATTTTAAAGTGCTGGTCAGTTATGGACCACAGAAATCATTGGCTAAGCCTTCATCTTCAGTACATGTTCTGGGATGCAAAGAAACATCTTCCGTGAAAACATCGGTTACAACATCAGTTTCAGAGCCCTGGACCCAAAGGAGTCTCTACAGGTCACCCAGTGCTTCAGATAAAGGCAGGGACACACAGGAGatactctttccttcttctcctgccCACTCCTCAGAGTCTGAGTGCTCAAGCCCAAGTCCTGTAATTTTTTTGGATGAAGAGGGATACCAAAAAAGTTTAAAAGCAAAACTTGAGCTGCCTGAAATCCCTGTGACAAAAGATGATGTAGAGGATTCAGACTCGGAAGTGAGTGAGTTTTTTGATAGCTTTGATCAGTTTGATGAACAGTTTGATGAACTAGAACAAACTTTAGAGACTTCTTGTTCATTTGTGAAAGATCCTGGCATAGGGAAGTCATCTCAGAAGATAGGGCACAAACATGAAAAATCTTGCATGAATCCTCAAAAATTCAAGTTTGAGCGTCCAGCTCTTCCAGCTAATGTTCGAAAGCCAACTCCACTAAAACCTGAATCTCCATATGGTCACCTGTGTGATGCTCCAGATTCCCCTCGTCCAGTGATGGCGTCAGAAGACAGTGGCTTGTTCAGCCCTATTCGAGCCTCTGCTTTTAGTCCCCCTGGAAGCTGTACTCCTGCTGAATGTTTTTGCCAAACAGATATTGGTAGAAATAGGATTAATGAAAATCAGGATCCTATTTATTGCACTTATGAAGATTATGCAAATAATCTTTCATGTGAAGTACTAGGCTCAGTTCTTCATACTCAGTGTGCAAATGCAATGTCAGATATTAATAGTATTAAAAGGGGAGAAAATTATACTGTAGCTTTTAAACATGGAAAttctgatcaaaaaaataaatgtaaaaataaatcttcaatgATTACAGACAGCGTTCAGAAGTTTGCAGCAGATCTTGTAGGAAAAAGTTTTGGCAGTGCGTTTAAAGACTTACAGAAAGGAGTTTCTTCGTGTACCAATGCATTGTGCCACTTAGCTGTCAAATTGACATCGTCTGTTTTTCAGATGGCATTTAATGAACTTAGAAGGCAGTGTGCATTTTCACTGAAAGAACGAGCCATCGGTAGCCTGGCTAGTCTTTTGGTGAGTGAAGCCTTATCAAATGCCTTGAAAGATTTACAGTATGTGAAAAAGCAGATGTTTACAAACACAGTCGCTAGATTTGCTGCGGACCTTGCAGAAGAGCTTGTTTTTGAAGGCATCATGGAAGTGTGTCAGTTTTCATGTCCTCCAACACCTGCATCCCAGCACTGTCCGTCCTTTGACTTTGAAGACAAGGTCGTAAAGTCCTATGCCAAAGATTTGTCTGAATCTGTAATACAAGAAGCATTCATAGAGCTGTCACAGAGTGATGTGACCTTCACAACGGAGGCAGCAGCTAATATTTCTATGGGTAATGTCAAGTATGTGAGTGCAGAAAGTGTAGTGCCACCTACACAGACCTGCACATTTTCCTCATCCCTTAGCAGCCAAGCAATTATGATGACAAAACCAGTGCAGGAGCATAAGAAGGAGTACACAGTGCAACAGGCCTTGTTTTGTACTTCGGGAATTGTCACTTCCATACCAGTACCTTTGGCAGGCAGCGCCCTTCTCCCCTATCATATTTCATCGACTTTGTATCAGTCCAAGTCTCATCCGTCATCTGAGCATTGTAAAGCAAATGGTGGTTCTACCCCAGAGCACATCACCACGGAgagcagggaagaggaagtggattGTCTCAGCAATAGCCTTCTACCTTCAGTACTCAGTCCATGTAACCAGTATGACTTCAAACCAACCAACGGTGAAACTGACATACAGAGTCCTTCAGAATTAACTAGTGGCCCTGTGATTATTAGCAACTTCTCTGCAGCAATGGTACATACAATAGTCAATGAAACCTTAGAGTCCATGACAACCTTCAAAGCGACAAAAACTGTTGATGCACAGGGagattatttaattaaaacaaagggaaaagcCTGTCCTCTTTCCCTTTGTGACCACGCAGCACCCCAGCAGAGCAAAGCTAGCAGTAAGGACATGTTTGCTGAGCAGTTATCAAAGTCTATTATTAAACATTCCTTGGATAAAAGCAAATCAATGCTTCCAAATATAGATAACAAAACAGGTAGTAAGGAATGTGTGCCTGTTCTTGGGGAAGAATCACAATTGATCTTGGAGGAATCTCCCAAATTCCTTGACTTTGCAGATCACTTACCTCACTGTTCACTCTTGGTCGGAAAGCATTGTGTTCCAGAATGTAAAGCTTCTGTGGGTTTGGGATTTTCTTCAGAGACACTGCCACCTTGTCCAGTGATGACAAGTCAGAAATCTGACTTGAAAGAACTTGTGAAGGATAAACCAGTGAAAAGACATACTTTGACTAATACTGCACTTGAGCCCTTGTCTTTTGGGCAGGAAAGCTCTTTCCGTCACTCACATGCGTTATCATCTGCAGTGCTTACCTGTGCAGATGGTTTACATGTGGAAGATAAACAGAAAATCAGAGACAAAAATGTAATACCTGATACTCCTCCATCAACTCCTTTAGTACCCTCCCAGACTAGTTCTGAATGGGACATCAAAAAGTTAACTAAAAAGCTCAAGGGGGAGTTAGCCAAAGAATTTGCACCTGCAACACCCCCTTCTACACCTCACAACTCCTCTGTTGGTAGTTTGTCAGAGAACGAACAAAATACTATAGAAAAGGAAGAGTTCATGTTGAAACTCATGCGATCTCTGTCAGAAGAAGTTGAAAGCAGTGAAGGTGAAGAGCACCCCGAAATGGATGTGAAGTCAGAGTACTCGGGGAAGAAGGTTCAGTTTGCAGAAGCATTAGCTACACACATCATTTCTCTTGCAACTGAAATGGCGGCCTCCCATTTAGATCATGAAGTGACTCGAGAAGCCAAGGTTCAAACCCCTCACTTAAATGTGCGGAGTCAAAGAAGTGTGCTGCCTGCTTCTTTAAACCACTCAGAGGAAAACATGCAGACATGCAGCTTTGCAAGTGACATGGCAGCTGATGTCATTGCAGAAGCTGAGAACATTGCAAAAGCTACATGTTGTATGCTTTTCAGGCAGGAGAGGAACAGTTGTCATGTTGATGCTGGCCGAGATAAAGCAGAAGAGAAGCTGGGTGTGGAGAATGTCGCACATCCAAGAGAAGTAGATCAGTTTGTTCTTTCATTACCAAGTTGTACGCCAGGTCTGACATGCAGGTATCCCAGTTGTGAAAGTGTGACAGATGAATATGCAGGTCATGTTATCCAAGTGCTGAAACAGGAAGGGGGCAATGGTGAGCTAATCATGGATCAGTATGCCAGTAGACTGGCCTATCGATCTGTGAAGTCCGGAGTGCAAGAAGCAGCTAAGACTGTAAAACTGAAGTGCAGTTCAAAAATGTTCCCTTTGCACAAGTCTTCtgtgaaaataaacaaagaactgtTGATGTCCTCAAATAAAGAGCATCACCAGGAAGTagataaaaaaagacaaagaaaaagaagtggcGGCCATATTTGCAAATACCAACCATGTGAAAGGACACAGGATCCATGTAGAAACGAACTTTCTGGACTGTACAGTTTTTCAGCCTCTCTTGCTAGCATCATAACAAGAGATGTTAAGAAACAGCTGACAGCACCTACAGTTGACTTGCCACAATCCTCAACAGATTCTTATCTTTTTGAAAAAGCTACATGTATTGACAGGGGTGAGGATATTACTGAACCAGAATTTTTGAAGTCTCATCAACCTTTGCAAAACCATGCATTCTGCCAGAATACAGGCATCTTAAGTGGACATGGTCATGGAGAGAATGCTCAAGCTGTAGAACAGTATGCTAGAAAAGTAGTGGATGACACTTTAGAGCTAAGTTTAGGACCTACAGTTTCCCACATTCCAGAGACCACAACATCAGCAGATAGACTCACTTATGCAGAAAAATTGTCACCACTCATGAATGGAGCTTGTAGATACTGTGACCTTAAGGAACTCCATGGTTGTGGCAGAAGTCCCTCTCAGCCCCTTTTAaagcagagtgtgtgtgtaagtgctaAGCCAGGCTCACATTCAAAACTTAGTAGCATTCATCAGAAATCGAGAATTTTTCATCTTGATGTGCCTCAGATTCATGTTAATCTTGATAAAAGGGCAGTGCTTGCAGAGAAGATAGTTGCTGAAGCTAttgaaaaagcagagagagagctgagcaATACCAGTCTGGCAGCTGATAGTGGAATCGGACAAGATGGCATTAGCTTTGCTGAGAGCCTTACCACGGAAATCATGACATCAGCTATGACAAATGCTGAGCATGTTGTTAGCAG TTCAAAAGAAGTAGAAGATTTTCAGTCCACTGAGTCATTTGGCAGCCAGCAGCTGAATCTCAGTGTTGGTGAGGACAGTACTGGTAGCTGGTCCAACTTAAGTTTCGAGGATGACCATCCAGATGAAAGCAGCAGTTTTCATCATCTCAGTGAAAG tgATGGACCAGATGATAGAGATGAAGATCAGGAGGATGATGTGGAAG ATTTACAGCAAAATGGAAGGACTCTACTAATTACAAACATTGACATGGAGCTGGGAGCAGTAGACCCTCAACTAAGGATTATTCTTCAGTGGCTCGTTGCCTCTGAGGCTGACGTTGCAGAACTTTATTTCCATGACTCTTCAAAGAAGGAGTTTGTATTA CTTTCAAAACAGTTACAAG